The proteins below come from a single Halictus rubicundus isolate RS-2024b chromosome 13, iyHalRubi1_principal, whole genome shotgun sequence genomic window:
- the LOC143360673 gene encoding proclotting enzyme — MLSSVVLFEVCAIWSLLTSSWCYSDQVARYSYPARYGTPSSPMFAGPIARIEPWRRTVFDDPRRSSIPGAFRRETRDHGKLVRMEFSRREEPDPLITISETLGALNTVGSYIVNMTRGVENSNYPPKELPSAIYTISKNILGRNVTDSIAPLVRGVALPPRTPAISSNSSSSSSASTSLTVSSSTTPNPVSSSFPSSAPAPAPSTFSTDVIANREKDSLPVSSSGCTTADGAPGSCQDLSNCPQLLLDLTKLRQSLCFKSLFVPGVCCPSTDKTEIASESIGINPASGIVVGAHTQRPPIRPTKLQTPRPIPLFPVSSTSTSTSTTTFGPHLALPDGQSSTTTESNVVSVAETIVSSIDNNFIQDDEECGVRNSGKYRVVGGEEALPGRWPWMAAIFLHGAKRTEFWCGGSLIGPRHILTAAHCTRDQRQRPFAARQFTVRLGDIDLERNDEPSAPETYTVKKIHAHPKFSRAGFYNDIAVLELTRPVRKSPYVIPICLPQSRYRNERFAGARPTVVGWGTTYYGGKESTVQRQAVLPVWRNEDCNSAYFQPITTNFLCAGYSQGGKDACQGDSGGPLMLRADGRWIQIGIVSFGNKCGEPGYPGVYTRVTEYTDWIKSNF; from the exons ATGCTGTCGTCCGTCGTTCTCTTCG AAGTTTGCGCGATATGGAGTTTGCTAACGAGTTCCTGGTGCTACAGCGACCAAGTAGCGCGATACAGTTACC CGGCGAGATACGGGACCCCGAGCTCGCCGATGTTCGCCGGGCCGATCGCGAGGATAGAGCCGTGGCGGCGAACGGTTTTCGATGACCCCCGAAGATCCTCGATCCCCGGAGCCTTCCGCAGGGAGACCAGAGACCACGGGAAACTGGTAAGGATGGAGTTTTCGAGGCGAGAGGAGCCAGATCCGTTGATCACGATCAGCGAAACTCTGGGCGCCTTGAACACCGTCGGCAGCTACATCGTCAACATGACCAGGGGCGTAGAGAACTCGAATTATCCACCGAAGGAATTACCGTCGGCCATATACACCATCTCGAAGAACATTCTGG GTCGCAACGTGACGGACAGCATAGCGCCGTTGGTTCGCGGAGTGGCGCTGCCCCCGCGAACCCCAGCGATTTCTTCGaattcttcgtcttcgtcttccgCTTCAACCTCTCTAACCGTTTCCTCGTCGACGACCCCGAACCCGGTTTCATCTTCGTTTCCATCGTCAGCTCCAGCTCCAGCTCCGTCCACGTTCTCCACGGACGTGATCGCGAACAGAGAGAAAGATTCGTTGCCGGTATCGTCGTCCGGTTGCACCACGGCCGACGGCGCTCCGGGAAGCTGCCAGGATCTGAGCAACTGTCCTCAACTTTTGCTGGATTTGACCAAACTCAGACAATCTCTGTGCTTCAAGAGCCTGTTTGTCCCGGGTGTTTGTTGCCCGTCGACCGACAAGACCGAAATCGCGAG CGAATCGATCGGTATAAATCCGGCGAGCGGAATCGTCGTCGGTGCGCACACCCAACGACCACCGATACGGCCGACGAAGCTGCAGACACCTCGACCTATTCCATTGTTCCCGGtctcgtcgacgtcgacgtcgacctCGACGACGACCTTCGGCCCGCACCTCGCTCTCCCGGATGGACAGAGTTCGACGACGACCGAATCGAACGTCGTATCCGTCGCCGAGACGATCGTCTCTAGCATCGACAACAACTTTATTCAGGACGATGAGG AATGCGGCGTTCGAAATTCGGGCAAGTATCGTGTGGTCGGCGGCGAGGAAGCCTTGCCAGGACGTTGGCCATGGATGGCAGCGATATTTCTGCATGGCGCGAAGCGCACCGAATTCTGGTGCGGCGGTTCGCTGATCGGCCCGCGGCATATTCTCACCGCTGCTCATTGCACGCGCGACCAACGTCAACGACC GTTCGCGGCGAGGCAATTCACGGTGAGACTCGGGGACATAGATCTCGAGAGAAACGACGAGCCGTCCGCTCCGGAAACCTACACGGTCAAGAAAATCCACGCGCATCCAAAGTTCTCGAGGGCCGGCTTTTACAATGACATCGCGGTTCTCGAGCTGACCAGACCTGTTCGAAAGTCGCCGTACGTGATACCGATTTGCTTGCCGCAGTCGCGTTATCGGAACGAGCGATTCGCTGGTGCGAGACCCACCGTGGTCGGATGGGGCACCACCTACTACG GCGGCAAAGAGAGCACCGTCCAGAGACAAGCGGTTCTTCCGGTATGGAGAAACGAAGACTGCAACTCGGCTTACTTCCAACCGATCACCACGAACTTTTTGTGCGCCGGATACAGTCAGGGTGGCAAAGACGCCTGTCAAGGCGATTCCGGGGGTCCCTTGATGCTCAGAGCCGACGGTCGTTGGATCCAAATCGGTATCGTCTCTTTCGGCAACAAGTGCGGCGAACCCGGATATCCTGGCGTTTATACGCGCGTTACGGAGTACACCGACTGGATCAAAAGCAATTTCTGA
- the Eif2balpha gene encoding eukaryotic translation initiation factor 2B subunit alpha isoform X2, with the protein MDKQEICEYFNGIIKNEKDVSAGMAAIRTLLKVLEYSKSETVQELRYCLQNAIDAMRSTDNPVTAIASGSELFLRFITLATLDTPSIAECKDIMLHRGKMFHEKLVAARGKVAKVAAHFITDGSKILTHSKSRVVLQAMTEAATSNKIFEVYVTCSSPDNSGKQMCKNLTKLGVSCTLILDSAMGYVMEQVDMVMVGAEGVAESGGVINKVGTYTMAMCAKEVKKPFYVLTESFKFSRIYPLNQVDLPDEFKDSSGSASYR; encoded by the exons ATGGATAAACAAG AAATATGTGAATACTTCAACGGTATTATTAAAAACGAGAAAGATGTTTCTGCTGGAATGGCTGCGATACGAACGTTATTGAAAGTTCTAGAGTATTCAAAGT CAGAAACAGTCCAGGAACTTAGGTATTGTCTACAAAATGCGATAGACGCAATGAGATCCACAGATAATCCTGTCACTGCTATCGCATCTGGTAGCGAACTTTTTCTACGTTTTATAACCTTAGCAACGTTAGATACTCCG TCGATTGCAGAATGCAAGGATATTATGCTTCATAGGggaaaaatgtttcatgaaaAATTAGTGGCAGCTAGAGGGAAAGTAGCAAAAGTAGCTGCTCATTTCATCACGGATGGGTCT AAAATACTTACACATTCGAAATCTAGAGTTGTATTGCAAGCAATGACAGAGGCTGCTACcagtaataaaatatttgagGTATACGTAACATGTTCATCCCCGGATAATAGCGG AAAGCAAATGTGTAAGAATTTAACCAAACTAGGCGTATCGTGTACACTCATATTAGATTCTGCAATGGGTTATGTTATGGAGCAAGTCGATATGGTCATGGTGGGAGCAGAAGGTGTAGCAGAGAGCGGCGGTGTTATCAATAAG GTTGGAACTTATACGATGGCCATGTGCGCTAAAGAAGTGAAAAAGCCTTTCTACGTACTTACAgaaagtttcaaattttcaagaatttatCCCTTAAATCAAGTTGATTTGCCAGACGAGTTCAAG
- the LOC143360676 gene encoding coiled-coil domain-containing protein 149-like: protein MAHERNEENLSNIMTGDNVSVATKEMLEKRLQMKSEKVESLNRELRQCKSQRDQFESMAEQMQEKFVQLEWKLNSIQDSSGCYSLENHLKNLDSLMEACEQNKCLKLQVLTLRRKLGECGAEVKPHDTRSAPAVHQREEMIEQLEKLNVKCTQLQTDLQTVLDEKHELEMERDAFKCKAHRLNHELSKALNASKPVDVDALINENRYLQERLQQLLEEKELTRQSLSKYKSMLDSKRVKGSIKLGANTTAGTIMTHKQVEQLLHHDSHVPVQKSAAAMSDLRCLCVALLEALNDKTLALAHQKKTNKILALRICELDSTVESPSTKLLEGYTGANVDARCDKDKDIAELEETTGYPVENDKEICDIESTDNRNGAKANVSSSESQIMHQLHSIQMSLPKNLRVLVQKAINNLKDNDTGKVQISM from the exons ATGGCTCACGAAAGAAACGAGGAAAACTTGAGTAACATAATGACAGGGGATAACGTCAGTGTGGCAACGAAA GAAATGTTGGAGAAACGATTGCAAATGAAATCCGAAAAAGTCGAGTCCTTAAACAGGGAATTACGCCAATGTAAATCGCAACGAGATCAATTCGAGTCAATGGCAGAACAGATGcaagaaaaatttgtacagtTGGAGTGGAAGCTAAACAGTATACAAGATTCAAGTGG GTGTTACAGTTTAGAGAACCATTTGAAGAATTTAGATTCTTTGATGGAAGCTTGCGAACAGAACAAATGTCTCAAACTGCAAGTGTTGACTTTAAGACGAAAATTGGGAGAGTGTGGAGCAGAGGTCAAACCGCACGACACTCGATCTGCTCCTGCTGTTCATCAGAGGGAGGAAATGATAGAACAGTTGGAGAAATTAAATGTTAAA TGTACACAGTTGCAAACAGATTTACAAACGGTTTTAGACGAAAAACACGAACTAGAAATGGAGAGGGACGCGTTTAAATGTAAAGCACATAGACTGAATCACGAACTATCGAAAGCGTTAAACGCGTCCAAGCCGGTGGACGTAGATGCTCTTATCAATGAGAATAG GTATCTACAAGAGAGGCTGCAGCAGTTACTAGAGGAGAAGGAACTTACAAGGCAATCGCTTTCAAAATACAAA agtATGCTGGATAGCAAACGGGTAAAAGGATCCATAAAATTGGGAGCCAATACAACTGCCGGCACGATTATGACCCACAAGCAAG TGGAGCAGTTGCTACATCACGATTCTCACGTACCAGTTCAAAAATCTGCAGCAGCGATGTCGGATTTACGTTGTCTGTGCGTGGCTCTGTTGGAAGCGTTGAACGATAAAACTTTAGCTTTGGCGCATCAAAAGAAAACGAACAA AATATTGGCATTGAGAATATGCGAACTGGACAGCACGGTGGAATCGCCGTCAACGAAATTGTTGGAAGGATACACGGGTGCAAACGTTGACGCGAGAT GCGACAAGGACAAAGATATAGCGGAACTCGAGGAGACCACCGGATATCCCGTGGAAAACGACAAAGAGATATGCGATATCGAATCAACGGACAATAGAAACGGCGCGAAAGCCAACGTTTCTTCTTCAGAAAGTCAAATCATGCATCAGTTGCATTCCATACAGATGAGCCTTCCAAAAAATTTAAGGGTTTTAGTTCAAAAGGCGATAAACAATTTAAAGGACAACGATACGGGGAAAGTACAGATATCTATGTAA
- the Eif2balpha gene encoding eukaryotic translation initiation factor 2B subunit alpha isoform X1, with product MDKQEICEYFNGIIKNEKDVSAGMAAIRTLLKVLEYSKSETVQELRYCLQNAIDAMRSTDNPVTAIASGSELFLRFITLATLDTPSIAECKDIMLHRGKMFHEKLVAARGKVAKVAAHFITDGSKILTHSKSRVVLQAMTEAATSNKIFEVYVTCSSPDNSGKQMCKNLTKLGVSCTLILDSAMGYVMEQVDMVMVGAEGVAESGGVINKVGTYTMAMCAKEVKKPFYVLTESFKFSRIYPLNQVDLPDEFKYTASTLKKDLQKEHPLVDYTPPHYISLLFTDLGILTPSAVSDELIKLYL from the exons ATGGATAAACAAG AAATATGTGAATACTTCAACGGTATTATTAAAAACGAGAAAGATGTTTCTGCTGGAATGGCTGCGATACGAACGTTATTGAAAGTTCTAGAGTATTCAAAGT CAGAAACAGTCCAGGAACTTAGGTATTGTCTACAAAATGCGATAGACGCAATGAGATCCACAGATAATCCTGTCACTGCTATCGCATCTGGTAGCGAACTTTTTCTACGTTTTATAACCTTAGCAACGTTAGATACTCCG TCGATTGCAGAATGCAAGGATATTATGCTTCATAGGggaaaaatgtttcatgaaaAATTAGTGGCAGCTAGAGGGAAAGTAGCAAAAGTAGCTGCTCATTTCATCACGGATGGGTCT AAAATACTTACACATTCGAAATCTAGAGTTGTATTGCAAGCAATGACAGAGGCTGCTACcagtaataaaatatttgagGTATACGTAACATGTTCATCCCCGGATAATAGCGG AAAGCAAATGTGTAAGAATTTAACCAAACTAGGCGTATCGTGTACACTCATATTAGATTCTGCAATGGGTTATGTTATGGAGCAAGTCGATATGGTCATGGTGGGAGCAGAAGGTGTAGCAGAGAGCGGCGGTGTTATCAATAAG GTTGGAACTTATACGATGGCCATGTGCGCTAAAGAAGTGAAAAAGCCTTTCTACGTACTTACAgaaagtttcaaattttcaagaatttatCCCTTAAATCAAGTTGATTTGCCAGACGAGTTCAAG TATACGGCAAGCacattgaaaaaagatttacaAAAGGAACACCCATTAGTTGATTACACGCCACCTCATTACATTAGTCTATTGTTTACCGATTTGGGAATTTTGACTCCTTCGGCCGTTAGCGACGAACTTATCAAATTATACTTGTAA